The following are from one region of the Spodoptera frugiperda isolate SF20-4 chromosome 20, AGI-APGP_CSIRO_Sfru_2.0, whole genome shotgun sequence genome:
- the LOC118261750 gene encoding odorant receptor 49b-like, with translation MSDKCSIQNVLKFLEDPEYPSIGPHLKLLAFTGLWHPNRQTLIGRFKQILFYVTITFFFSQYIKCFIKFNADSLKLILQYAPFHMGIIKSCFFQKDYKNWELVIDYMSSVERNQLAKHDKKHDDIIHEYIKRNRKVSYFFWALAFFSNFSIFTEPYQKNQINVNGTSIYLKIFDGYTPFDNEPPGYYFSMLIQTVLGHIVSAYVVGWDTLVVSIMIFFTGQLKITCMYCRLAIDALDSTKSHENIAKCHRFHTTLVEYTHLFNSLISPVMFMYLVVISINLGVCIIQIVEIHDDIATLVSSILFVVACLIQLLLFYWFANEVTVESTFVSYSTFESDWPQANKKLQKEIALLGLTTKKILVFRAGPFNQMSLTTFIAILRASYSFYTLLNSTN, from the exons ATGTCAGATAAATGTTCGATTCAAAATGTTCTAAAGTTTCTCGAAGACCCTGAATATCCATCTATAGGGCCACATCTTAAACTCCTAGCATTTACTGGTCTTTGGCATCCCAATCGTCAAACCCTAATTGGGCGTTTTAAGCAAATCCTTTTCTATGTCACCATAACTTTCTTCTTCAGCCAGTACATCAAATGCTTCATTAAGTTCAATGCTGACTCTCTCAAACTGATTCTGCAATATGCTCCATTTCATATGGGCATCATAAAGTCCTGTTTCTTTCAAAAGGATTATAAGAATTGGGAACTTGTCATTGATTACATGTCTTCTGTAGAGCGAAATCAGTTGGCTAAACACGACAAAAAGCATGATGATATAATTCATGAGTACATTAAGAGGAATCGGAAGGTGTCCTACTTCTTTTGGGCGCTTGCGTTCTTCTCTAACTTCAGTATTTTCACTGAACCCTATCAGAAGAATCAGATTAATGTGAATGGGACTagcatttatttgaaaatctttGATGGGTACACTCCTTTTGACAATGAGCCTCCTGGATATTACTTCTCGATGTTAATTCAGACGGTTTTGGGTCATATTGTCAGTGCCTATGTCGTGGGCTGGGATACTCTTGTGGTCTCAATAATGATATTCTTCACTGGACAGTTGAAGATCACCTGTATGTATTGTAGGTTAGCGATAGACGCTCTCGATTCTACTAAAAGCCATGAAAACATTGCGAAGTGTCATCGTTTTCACACCACGCTTGTCGA GTATACACATTTATTCAATTCACTGATCTCACCGGTGATGTTCATGTATCTGGTCGTGATATCAATCAACCTGGGAGTCTGCATCATACAGATTGTGGAG ATCCACGACGACATCGCGACTTTGGTATCGAGCATTTTGTTTGTGGTCGCCTGTTTAATCCAACTGCTGCTTTTCTACTGGTTCGCCAATGAGGTTACTGTTGAG AGTACTTTCGTAAGCTACAGCACTTTCGAAAGTGATTGGCCTCAAGCGAACAAGAAGTTGCAGAAAGAAATAGCGTTATTAGGCCTCACTACCAAGAAGATACTCGTCTTCAGAGCTGGACCTTTCAATCAGATGTCACTAACTACTTTTATTGCA ATCCTAAGAGCCAGCTACAGTTTCTACACTCTATTAAACtccacaaattaa